The following coding sequences lie in one Buchnera aphidicola (Macrosiphum euphorbiae) genomic window:
- a CDS encoding flagellar export protein FliJ, whose amino-acid sequence MKYKKFLFSLLEEIEKKKIEKETINIKNLNLKNKQNNEQLKLLINYQKEYLNKMHKKMISGIGIYEWQNYNDFISILQKIIKENMNSIKKNEKIVEESLKSWSKNQIKLKVWKHLNTINKKKILKIKKLREEMINETFFQLNFFKKGCLL is encoded by the coding sequence ATGAAATATAAAAAGTTTTTATTTTCTTTGTTAGAAGAAATAGAAAAAAAGAAAATTGAAAAAGAAACAATTAATATTAAAAATCTTAATTTAAAAAACAAACAGAATAACGAACAATTAAAACTTTTGATTAATTATCAAAAAGAATATTTAAATAAAATGCATAAAAAAATGATATCGGGAATTGGTATATATGAGTGGCAGAACTACAATGATTTCATTTCTATATTACAAAAAATTATCAAAGAAAATATGAATAGCATTAAAAAAAATGAAAAAATAGTTGAAGAAAGTTTAAAATCATGGTCCAAAAATCAAATTAAACTGAAAGTTTGGAAGCATTTAAATACAATAAATAAAAAAAAAATATTAAAGATAAAAAAACTACGAGAAGAAATGATTAATGAAACTTTTTTTCAATTAAATTTTTTTAAAAAAGGATGTTTATTATAA
- a CDS encoding flagellar hook-length control protein FliK, with translation MLEIICNIASQKNTPFKKSDNFFDIIYESDLSKSIFNQLNKFLLTKEMEFDNVLTEEKKDDDNKSIICANFIINNLLNILIKKDIVIDSKNFNNIKDDEIQKKKIDKDENSLLNTIHFLKNIKNFKTKKNKEIFKILKKETLLNKLIKNENEFKQTNELNNISITNNFYLKKINNQISNIDKTKVKLRKDEKKIIFPLNIKKNKDISSLYKNFNTIDNMIDKRNLFKIFHKQEPMKLHIEPLILNDTKNSIEWKKLISQKILLSIFNKYNQAEIHLKPEYLGSIHIIISMKNNAVILKFISKYNEVRKFLDSYMPFLRNSLTKNGIKLEEFNIYSSLKNKKLKIYKNIDYINNFKKIFNIHEKNLNSTKYTPIDVLV, from the coding sequence ATGTTAGAAATTATTTGCAATATAGCATCACAGAAAAATACTCCTTTTAAAAAAAGTGATAATTTTTTTGATATTATTTATGAATCAGATTTATCAAAATCGATTTTCAATCAATTAAATAAATTTTTGCTAACTAAAGAAATGGAATTTGACAATGTTTTGACAGAAGAAAAAAAAGATGATGATAATAAAAGTATTATATGTGCTAATTTTATAATTAATAATTTATTAAATATTTTAATTAAAAAAGATATAGTTATTGATTCTAAAAATTTTAATAATATTAAAGATGATGAAATACAAAAAAAAAAAATAGACAAAGATGAAAATAGTTTATTGAATACTATTCATTTTTTAAAAAATATAAAAAACTTTAAAACAAAAAAAAACAAAGAAATATTTAAAATATTAAAAAAAGAAACATTATTAAATAAACTTATAAAGAATGAAAATGAATTTAAGCAAACTAATGAATTAAATAATATAAGCATAACAAATAATTTTTATTTAAAGAAAATAAACAATCAAATTTCTAATATTGATAAAACTAAAGTAAAACTCAGAAAAGATGAAAAAAAAATAATTTTTCCATTGAATATAAAAAAAAATAAAGATATCTCATCTTTATACAAAAACTTTAATACAATTGATAATATGATTGATAAAAGAAATTTATTCAAAATTTTTCACAAACAAGAACCTATGAAATTACATATTGAACCATTGATTTTGAATGATACAAAAAATTCTATTGAATGGAAAAAATTAATTAGTCAAAAAATACTTTTATCAATTTTTAATAAATATAATCAAGCAGAAATACATTTAAAGCCAGAATATTTAGGATCTATACATATTATAATTAGCATGAAAAATAATGCTGTCATATTAAAATTTATCTCTAAATATAATGAAGTAAGAAAATTTTTAGATAGTTATATGCCTTTTTTACGTAATTCATTAACGAAAAATGGAATTAAATTAGAAGAATTTAATATTTATAGTTCTTTAAAAAATAAAAAACTAAAAATTTATAAAAATATAGATTATATCAATAATTTTAAAAAAATATTTAATATACATGAAAAAAATTTAAATTCAACAAAATATACACCAATTGATGTATTAGTTTGA
- a CDS encoding FliI/YscN family ATPase has product MAGIMSSYLFRGILMNLRFAQFLKTFSSFEDRIEKLSDAINYGRLVSINGLVLEVVGLKMPIGSECFIERKIDGKNTNISAEVIGFSGEKTLLLSCEEVNGAFPGARVFAQLGNDADCIIKKMPLSAELLGRVLDGRGQPLDRLPKIDRKYYTTIKNYTINPLNRTPITQVLDTGIRAINGLLTIGRGQKIGIFSSSGLGKSILLGMMARYTQADVIIIALIGERGREVKDFIENILGVEGLSRSVVIAAPADVSPLLKIQAASYATNIAEYFYRSNKHVLLIMDSLTRYAMAQREIALSLGELPISKGYPSSIFSIIPNLLERTGRVNKNKASITSFYTVLTEGEDEQDPVSHLARSILDGHIILSRYYADLGHYPAIDIESSISRVMPSIVNSKQHYQAFYFKKLVSSYQRNRDLINIGAYISGTDLILDHAIKIWPQLEKFLQQKISEKSDYVFSCQELNKIFL; this is encoded by the coding sequence ATGGCAGGAATTATGTCGTCTTATTTATTCAGAGGAATATTAATGAATTTAAGATTTGCTCAATTTTTAAAAACGTTTTCTTCTTTTGAAGATAGAATTGAGAAGCTTTCTGATGCTATTAATTATGGTCGTCTTGTTAGTATTAATGGATTAGTTTTAGAAGTTGTAGGATTAAAAATGCCTATTGGTTCAGAATGTTTTATTGAAAGAAAAATAGACGGTAAAAATACAAATATTAGTGCTGAAGTAATAGGTTTTTCAGGAGAAAAAACTCTTCTATTATCTTGCGAAGAAGTTAATGGAGCCTTTCCTGGTGCTCGTGTTTTTGCACAATTAGGAAATGATGCAGACTGTATTATAAAAAAAATGCCATTAAGTGCAGAATTATTAGGAAGGGTATTAGATGGTCGAGGTCAACCATTAGATCGACTACCTAAAATCGATCGTAAATATTATACTACGATTAAAAATTATACTATTAATCCATTAAATAGAACTCCAATTACTCAAGTGTTAGATACCGGAATACGTGCTATCAATGGACTATTAACTATTGGAAGAGGTCAAAAAATAGGTATTTTTTCTAGTTCTGGTTTAGGTAAAAGTATTTTACTTGGTATGATGGCACGATATACACAAGCTGATGTTATTATTATTGCTTTAATTGGAGAACGAGGTCGAGAAGTAAAAGATTTTATAGAAAACATATTAGGAGTTGAAGGATTATCGCGATCCGTAGTTATTGCTGCGCCTGCAGACGTATCTCCTTTATTAAAAATACAAGCAGCATCTTATGCTACTAATATTGCAGAATATTTTTATAGAAGCAATAAACACGTATTGTTAATCATGGATTCTTTAACTCGTTATGCTATGGCACAACGAGAAATTGCATTATCTTTAGGAGAATTACCTATTTCTAAAGGTTATCCATCTTCTATATTTTCAATAATTCCAAATTTATTAGAGCGTACAGGAAGAGTCAATAAAAATAAAGCTTCAATTACTTCATTTTATACCGTTTTAACTGAAGGTGAAGATGAACAAGATCCAGTCTCACATCTTGCTCGTTCTATCTTAGATGGACATATTATATTATCTCGTTATTATGCTGATTTAGGTCATTATCCTGCAATTGATATTGAATCTTCTATCAGTCGTGTTATGCCTAGTATTGTTAATTCCAAACAGCATTATCAAGCTTTTTATTTCAAAAAATTAGTTTCTTCTTATCAAAGAAATAGAGATTTAATAAATATAGGTGCTTATATTTCTGGCACTGATTTAATCTTAGATCATGCTATTAAAATTTGGCCACAATTAGAAAAATTTTTACAACAAAAAATATCAGAAAAAAGTGATTATGTTTTTTCTTGTCAAGAATTAAATAAAATATTTCTTTGA